One window from the genome of Salvia miltiorrhiza cultivar Shanhuang (shh) chromosome 7, IMPLAD_Smil_shh, whole genome shotgun sequence encodes:
- the LOC130992882 gene encoding protein CANDIDATE G-PROTEIN COUPLED RECEPTOR 7: MSLPLLLLILLASAALAAAEIRSTETRSDGRPLILLDEFGFTHRGQLELNVTHLSLSGSGSSPDPSELSKVGFFLCTIDAWAHVLQQIEDAQINCVLGSDAIKRVFTFDQLPTPTASAFNFSYAESSADQYTLIFANCLPQLKVSMNVRSAMYNLEGGRSNRRDYLSAGKTILPRVYFLLSLIYFIMAAVWINVLYKKRSTVFGIHFFMLAVVLLKALNLVCEAEDKSYIKRTGSAHGWDVLFYIFSFLKGITLFSLIVLIGTGWSFLKPYLQDKEKKVLMIVIPLQVIANIAQVVIDETGPFGQDWIAWKQVFLLVDVICCCAVLFPIVWSIKNLREAAKTDGKAAVNLMKLTLFRQYYIVVICYIYFTRVVVYALETITSYKYFWTSVVAGELATLAFYVFTGYKFRPEVHNPYFVIDDEEEEAAAEQLKLEDEFEL, encoded by the coding sequence ATGTCTCTCCCTCTCCTCCTCCTAATCCTTCTGGCCTCCGCCGCCCTCGCCGCGGCCGAGATCCGGTCCACCGAGACCCGATCCGATGGCCGGCCCTTAATCCTCCTCGACGAGTTCGGCTTCACCCACCGCGGTCAGCTCGAGCTCAACGTGACCCACCTCTCCCTCTCCGGCTCCGGATCCAGCCCTGACCCGTCTGAGCTCTCCAAGGTCGGATTCTTCCTCTGCACCATCGACGCGTGGGCGCACGTGCTTCAGCAAATCGAGGACGCGCAGATCAACTGCGTCCTCGGATCCGACGCCATCAAGCGGGTCTTCACCTTCGACCAACTCCCCACCCCAACCGCCTCCGCCTTCAATTTCTCCTACGCCGAGTCCTCGGCCGATCAGTACACGCTCATCTTCGCTAACTGCCTCCCGCAGCTCAAGGTCTCGATGAACGTCCGCTCCGCGATGTACAACTTGGAAGGCGGCAGGTCCAACCGCCGCGATTATCTCTCCGCCGGTAAAACAATTCTACCTAGGGTTTACTTCCTGCTCTCCCTGATCTATTTCATTATGGCCGCCGTTTGGATCAATGTTTTGTACAAGAAGAGATCGACTGTTTTTGGAATCCATTTCTTTATGTTGGCTGTGGTATTGCTGAAAGCTTTGAATTTAGTGTGTGAGGCCGAAGACAAATCGTATATTAAGCGCACGGGATCGGCGCACGGTTGGGATGTGCTGTTTTACATATTCAGTTTCTTGAAGGGCATTACTCTGTTCTCCTTGATTGTGTTGATCGGGACTGGATGGTCGTTTCTGAAGCCGTATTTGCAGGATAAGGAGAAGAAGGTTTTGATGATCGTGATTCCCCTTCAGGTTATCGCGAATATAGCTCAGGTTGTGATTGATGAGACGGGGCCGTTTGGGCAGGATTGGATCGCGTGGAAGCAGGTGTTCTTGCTCGTGGATGTCATCTGCTGCTGTGCCGTGCTTTTCCCCATTGTTTGGTCGATCAAGAACTTGCGCGAGGCTGCCAAGACAGATGGCAAGGCTGCAGTCAATTTGATGAAGCTCACTTTGTTTAGGCAGTATTACATTGTGGTCATATGCTACATTTACTTCACTCGGGTTGTGGTCTATGCTCTCGAAACTATTACTTCGTATAAGTATTTCTGGACTAGCGTTGTTGCGGGGGAGTTGGCTACCTTGGCATTCTATGTGTTCACAGGGTACAAGTTCCGGCCCGAGGTCCATAATCCTTATTTTGTgattgatgatgaagaggaAGAGGCAGCGGCAGAGCAATTGAAGCTCGAagatgagtttgagttatga